The DNA segment TCCAAACTATTGTGAAGTTAGACTCTAGTACATGGAGTGTTCATTTCAAATATCCTCTCTTTGAGAGTTTTCCTTATATATTCTCTTAAAAAGATTTTCTTGTATAACTCGATCATCAATTAGGAGTGACATAGTGTATTCGTGCTTAATCTTAGGGAGAAAAATAAGCAGAAGTAGTTTTATGTACTCATTATAAGTTAGAAGTGACAATAACAATGCTTGTAGTCAATGTTGATTAGTGAAACCCTTTGTGGTTTGCAAAGGAGAACTGGACGTAGTACATGTTTGAGGTGAACTAGCATAAATCAACATGTTCAATGTTATTTATTACGTGAATCAACTACTTTTTACCATCATCTAGCCTTTTGTGAAATTTTTATgaagttttttaaaaactattaccTGACCCCTTTAGTTAACATTTTAAAGACTCTTTTGTGAAAGATTTTACATCGTGttttataaactttttcaaGCTTCTTCATTCATCGAGTTAACATTTTCAATAAAGAAAAGCATGATAAGGCATACAATCAAGTTATAAACTTTATAAGCTCTTTAATTTTGTGAAAGATTTTCCataatgttttataaaatttattcaagtttCTTTGTTTATATAGTTATAACattttctttcaataaagaaagtgatgtgagttgattttagttAAAGTCGTTTCAACCTCTTTAAAATATTCATCAACACTTTTTGttccttgttgaaaccgttggagcttcaacaagagtttctTCCTATAGTGAGGAGAAACAAACCTAGCATGCATGCATAACTTTAAATCCTCTCAAGAGACCACGACTAGCCTCTTGTTAagtccaatgtccattacagtctTATGCCACCACTGCATGACATAATCTAAAAACTCTAAGAGGCTAACTTGACTTTATGGTCTTCTTGGACCTCATGTACATAAAAAATTTGTTCAACTTTAGCTTCCCATCCTAGGTAAATGTTGGGGTCACCTTCCTTACTAAAACTAGGAAGGTTTACATAAGGCAAAGAAATTTTAGGAGCATGGTGTTGATGTTAGCGCCTCTCATCAAATTGGTTCAATCTCcattcttcatcttcctcacgaCTGCCATATTGAGTGAAACTCCTTGTAGCTCTTCTATGCTCCCACCTCCTTGGTTGTCTTACTTGGGCGGTTTCAAGCCTTTGGAGTCTCTCCTCTATTTGCCTCATCTTTTCCTCCTTTTGTGCTTGGGACCTTCTTGCCACCGCCAACTCACCCATAAGGAATGCCTTTTGGGGAGATTGGGGTTTTGATGATTCCCCTGAAGAAAGATGAGCCATAATTCACAAGTGaaaaaacaattagtgaaaTAGAAGTTAGAATACACTCTCTCAAGTTTGCATCACTTTTGGTGAAAAAATCAAGAGAACACTCAAAGCACTCAAAAAAATGTATCCTCTCAACAAAAGGTCTATCTTGGTGTTGAAAAAAATTCTCAAGTGAAAGAGGACAAAGCGAAACAAAACTTAAGAAATttgaaaagacaaacaagaaaagctcaaAACAAGAAAGGTAAACCATTTTTTGGGAAAATAGagtatgacaaaacttgtaaaggaagacaagcaagaaaaagacaaaaaaaaaaaaaaactctaagatactttctttagaaatttgtcaaatcaaaatgataaaaattCCACAAGGTTGAAATAAATTTGTCAATCAAGATGAACccgaaattttgaaaaaaaaatgttgctCTTTGAAAGATTGGAATACAAATAGCTTGCGCAACTTCTCTTacttatttttaatactttttggATTATGGAAATGAGATGTCCATAGTTTTGACCATGCATATTTTCATATAActccaattttcacaaaaattttgggatttaaaattattgatcacttgaaatcttttgtttggaacttaaatctacttctactaaaacaagtttctaattacttaTAAACTTTCACAATTAAAAACAAGTAAGTAGAGGCAAAAATACAAGGACTCCGGTAACACTaaagaacatatgactcaaGCCAAAAAGgtaagaacaataaaagacataaAGGAACATTCAAAAAGCGAAACAATGCTATTTAATAAGGTAAATGccgaatttaaaaaaaagaaaaaaaaataaagggcGGAATTTAAAAGTGCTTGAAAGtaaagacaagaatttaaaggtacttgaatgtaaagacaaggaattaaaggtgcttgaatgtaaagacaagaaattaaaggtgcTTGAATGTAAAGACAAGGAATTAAATATGCAAGAAAGTAATGTGTCAATAAACTCTAAACAAGATAAGCTAAAAAACCAAAGCTCTAAATACTACATGATGCATTTGAATGATGTAAAGAaactttgcacaaattgtgtgagctcttagtgaggcttatgtcctcttaggtttgaggtcttatcCTGAGTGGTTTTGgaaagctctcaagtggcggccaacacactcatcttggagaaCATCGTCCTCCAAGTGGCATGACATTTTCTCACCCACCaccataagttttctcattccatttccttccatttctccattccatatatgtttttgtctctttttctcttatttgttgTTCTCGGTTTTGGGCTCATTATTatgagtatggtgcatcatttgggaggccatgaccaccattgatgtttaCCTTGTGCCCATTTGAATTCCGCAATTGCATCTCATCTTCActatatcttgtttttcatctttgcctctatgaagtgaacattcacacttacttaatcaCTTGGTTAAATTCGTGTTCAATGAGAATCTTCCTTAGATCATCaccattaattgttaaaatctcaatcctaagtaaagtgtcacatctAAAAATGgttaaatctaaaatcaactcacatcagaaaGACatgaatcaaataaaaaaatttgtatagATTCACTTTTTAGAAAGTGAATAAATATTCTCTCCAAAATCAAAATTCACTCTCTTTTTCGTGGTTAATAACTCAAACATTCTCATAACTCATGTCATTGTTATTGATTccgtattattttaaaattttagattaaAAGTAATATTCTTATATAATTAGATTTAATTAGTTGATAAATATTTTCCTATTTTTTCGGCCACCAGAATGTCTGAGACTTCACactttaaaaatagttttcctTGGTTTTCCATCTAGTTTTGACAAGGTCCTACCcagacatttttttttctcgtgatttgtcaattttttatttaagcttGTAGTTTAAAAAGAAAGCTATATTTTGCAtgtatttttctataattttgaTTGGTAATTCAAGCTGCTTATGTTAATACCACTTATCACTTTGCGAGGTGTTAAAGAGTAATAATAAGattgtttaaaataatatttttccaaattaattaatttcacAACAATTAAGATAACATTTGAGagaaggtaattaacaatacaCAATATTTTGGCATCATCAAGTTGAAGTTACTAGTATCTATTTTGCTGACAATATTCACGACAGAGAATACTAGATGCAGGAAGTGTTGTTTCGTTTATTACCAACAATTCATGTTAACTCGTTCTGGCTTGTTAAATCGAAAAAGACAGATGAACAGACACACGGATATGTTTCAGATTAGGACATAAACACAACCAATATTGCATACCACCCATGACTCGGTCATTGGAGACATGAATAATGGTGGCACAATTACtagattttattaattttattgagCAATTACTATACTGTGTAACCCCCATCTGCAACTATAACCTGTCCAGTGATGTATGATGCAGCAGGAAGGCAAAGAAAAGCTACTAATGCTGATATCTCTTTGGGCTCACCCATACGACCAACTAATGTTTGAGATACTGCCTCAGTCACAATCTTGTAACCTTCATCAGAAGAATCCTGTAGGAGCAatcaaataagtatttttttgtaACATATTTTCTCTTGTCTACAAGAATATGGAAATAACcaataacaaatattaaattaagagaaaataatgaaaacaaGTTTCGCAAATTGTAAATCAATCTTGATTATATGCTTATTGAATAGTAAACTTTTATGCAAAAACGTATATATACCATGACAGACTTCAAAAGAACAGTCATAACAGGTCCAGGTGCCACAACATTTGCACGGATATTATCCTTTGCCCATTCCAATGCTAAGTTTTTGGTGAATTGATTCAGGGCTCCTgggaaaaataaattatatatacttaTATAGATGTTATGTTCTGTGTCTCATTCTCAAATTTCATTAAGCTAGATTCACATCACAGTTATGGAAAATGATGAAAACATACCTTTAGAAGCTGCATAAACAGAAACAACGGGAACAGCTTTTACACCTGCAATGGACGAAATAAGCACTATGCTCCCGTAGCCAGATTGCTTTAGAAAAGGGTGTGCAAGTTGACACATATGATAAGAGGACTCAAAGTTGGTGCTCATTACGGTTGATATATCTTCTGCAGTGTAATCTATAATTTTCTTTGATATACATATCCCAGCATTGTTCACCTAAAACACAACCACTTAATTATTGAATCTGATAAAATTCTTATAAAATATGGATGAAGCAGAAGAAATGTTTCAACAAGTACAACTCAAATTTTGGCTATGAATGAAGCACAAGTTAGATTCTTTTAATTACTCCTTAGTGGATTGGGTCCTGAACCCAATGTGTTGCATAAAAAGCTATAAGTAAGTGGATCTCGGAGGTACATAGTTGTGTAGGAACGGGAAGAAGGTGTTGCAGGTGATCATGGAAGGGACTGGTGTTGTGCAGACTACATGGTTGGTTTTTGGCGTTGCGGATACAGGTTTATTCCCAATGTTTTTTTGCTGGTTTTTGCATTGTTTGTAGGGATTGTCTGGAGCTGGCTTGAATCTGTTTAAGCTTAGTCTCTAAGTCATAGCCGTTGTGGATTGTTCGTATCTGGTCCTGGTGTGTTTTGGGAAGCTGCTTTCACTACCACTATTTGGTTAAACTTGTAGATACAAGAAAAGGGCCAAAGATGGTTGAGAATGTAGCataagttttctctgttttttggCTCGTAAATGTTGTATGTAAAAGGGGAGGCTTACATCAGGAGCTGTGGCTGTGTTCTTTTGCATATGAAGGTGTTGCTAGCTGATGGAAACCTCTAATCACTAGTTACAAGGAAGCCGCATGAAGGATGGATTCTTTGGTTCTCCTTGATGAGCATGAAGGGGGAGAAAAACTTGGCTAGGACTCTATTCTTAAGGGGATGTTGCGGTGCTATGTGGTGTGATGTACCCTTTTTTGCTAGTGCAGGTTAGGCTGGTCTCTCTACGCACACAGGTTGCTGGAAAGCAGACAGTTTTATGTGAGGCTTATGCAGCACTTAAACTCATGCCGTCTTGAAATAGGGAAGCAAATCCTATATATTGGGCTTTCTATGGTGGCAAAGTGTGGAGTATCCAATGGAAAATTTGATCTAACAGTAGAGGGCCCTGTGCAACATCCTGTCTCTACAGTAATACAGGGCATATTCAAGCAAATGCAGAGGACAGATGGTCTATGCAGGGTATACTGAATGGTGCATCTGTTGTGATGCCAAAGCTAGACTGGGAAAGGGGTGCTGGTGGGTGCTTCCAATATGGGATAGTCAAGTGCAGTAAGCTTGTGACTCCTATGGTAGGATGCATTGCTGGTGAGGTGTCTATGCCATTTGGGAGGTTATGACGCTGGCTGGTGTGATGAATTTTTTGTATGTGCAGGTTCGATGGGTTTCTGTTATATCATAGTTTAGAAGAACAGATGTTGAGCCTGACTTGAAGGTGTAGTTTTTTTACTATCCTTGTGAGGCTTTCTCAGCTTTCAAGCTCATGCCTAACTAGGAATAGTGAAACAAAACCTTTGTTTTGCAATATCCTGAAGTGTCCcattaatttaattgttttgcATGAGGGAAGTAGTGGTGgttcttgtataagggttgggatacccctgaagtgtcccattaatttaattaattctttgttgataaaaaaaaattcttataaaaTAATCCAACAATGAACAAAAGGGTAATAATTGTTGGTTAttatttcagattttattagccttaaatgttggttattaattctgattttattacccttaaactatttatagcttccagtaattgtaattttattatatatattattgaagtaaatcaaaatgaatgaaTCAGTTTAGCAGTTTTGCAATTTCATGAAATTACGTTAAATCAACTTCTACAACTTTTTGCCTTCTATTATTTCCTTTAATTAGTTTATACAACTGGTATCAGAGTCAGTCTattatcatgaactctacccaattatcagtccctatccttgatggaaaaaaattacaattggTGGTGTGTGCagatgagagttttgtttgattatcacgAGTTATGGGATGTTGTTGAGAgtggagtgtctgcattagTTCATAATGCAACTAAGGCGCAACAAGTAGCGCATCGTGACCAAAAGAAGAAAGACAagaaggctttgtatctcatcAATCAAGGGATGAATGATGAGACGTTTGAACAgatagaaggagcaacaactgcAAGTGAGGCTTGGCccattttgtcaaccaattataaaggtgatgacaagatcAAGAGCGTGCGTCTTCAAACCCGAAGGCGCCAATATGAACTGCTGCAAGATGGAAACCACAGAGACtgttgatgtctatataaataaatttcttgccttgacaaatcagatgaagaTCAATGGTTAAACACATTCGGAGCAGGCAAAGGTGGAGAAGTTTtggaggtctttaactcccagatttgaacatgttgttgctGCAATTGAAaaggccaatgacatttcaacAATGAAagtaaggttattgtctggttgatagctcctatcataaacaCGGTAGTTCACGAGGCAGAGGACGGGGATGTGGTGGTAGCTATTCCAGCAAAGGTCGTGGTGTCTAGAATCATGGAGGCGCTGAGCAAAACAACACtggtgttgaaccaagtggagttcaatgttttgaagaatccaaatcctttgaaggatgatgaagcctttgCTTTGCTTGTTGCTGCTGTGCTGGCTTTAgtcttgttctggggtagttcaatgttgtaatcaacacttagattaaatctcaaagcaattagcatctcaattttaacaaagcaaaatgattttcaaactaagttgaaacaaccgattgttttgtcgaaacaaccgtttgtttacacttaggtgttttgagaaagtttgaaaactgattttgaatggtgtattttgttaagtaacaaaacaaccgattgattcgaggaaacaatcgattgtttgttttaaaaccataacagaaaaactgttttctttgactgagctttaaatgctttaactgaatacgctccagtcattaaatgctttgaccaatctattttaaatgcaattaagagtttgttaagatttgataacaaactatattcttagatatattctgaaaaacagttttgatatattaagaatcttgaaacaaagttttcatccaagagtttttcaaagtattctgagattgctaaagagttgagagattgatcaaggtgctgaatagggattctacttgtattgatttcagatttccatctgtaacaagtgtaatctttgtaaactgctgaacaattcgtttgtgtgtgttgctgagattggctgtgtgttcttgaggtgtttaagatcaacaatcttagtgttggccaaggagagtgtgtttcttgaggtgttcaaggtcattctcttggttgtggtgtaagtgatcaactagtgattgcttagtggatatcctcagggtttctgagaagactggacgtagctcttgtttggagtgaaccagtataaacaactgtgtacactttctctatccctatctctttaattcagtttgatattttggaactggtataaacaaccgattgtttcgttaaaacaaccgattgtttttccagctttgtgcttttgctgattgttttggaaaaactgaatccttaatcaaggttcttctgaagtattttcattctaagcttaaaagttttcaaaaatccttcttaaacaattcacccccctctcgtttaaggccatatattctaacaattggcatcaagagcttggttcttgaaagttattcaagttgatccaaaaatcttttttctatggctggaaaactatattttgaggagggtgcttcaatctacaaaccacctttattctgtggattcaattacaagttttgggaagcaagaatgaaaatctttattgaatctattgatcaaagaatttgggactcaattgagaatggtccttacattccaaagttcaaaaaggaaaatgctttctttacaaaacctttgtccaaatggacagatgatgaatgtaagatggcttAGCTTGATAAGTCTGCCCAAAAtattatagcttctgcactagaaactaatgaatttttcagaatatcaaagtgcaaaactgctaaggaaatgtgggagacactcaaAGCTGCTCATGAAtcaaaggaagcaatgacaaagagtcaagcaagaagaaagaaaaggcaaaacaagaaaagcctcaatctttgcttaATGGCCAGAAGGGAAGATGACTcatgtagtgtaagttcatcaaactcttcaaactctgaaaattatggtcaattgcttcaagcctttcaagaaactcatgaagaagccaaccgattggctctcttgaacaatcggttgaaagaaaagaatagctggcttgaaaacagagtaaaggcactggaagaggatttagaaaactcaaaaatggattttgaaaatctggaaattatttacaaaaactcctcttgcaagtgtgatactcaaatttgtgaaaattgcgaaaatcttgaaaagaaggtccactgtcttgttaaaacagtggataagttttctaaaggccaatctaactttgagagtgtgctagcatctcaaaattgtgtttttggaaaatctggattgggttttaatccacaaaacaagcaagatagattttcaaaatcattttcgaaaatgccagaaaaacaatcgattggaccattgaaacaaccgattgttacatgcttctattgcctgaaaagaggtcattctgtgcgattctgtaaaatcagaaaacatgatgttcctaaagggcttatgaagtggattcccaagaaaaataaagcTTGTATCAATGAGcataaaccaaatggacccacattcataaggggaccaaacctatgTACTTGATAATGTTTTTGTAGGACATCTTGGAGGAAAGAAAACATctttggtacttggacagtggatgctccaagcatatgacaggggacaaatcaaagttcctgagaataTCCTTCAAGCAAGAAGGttatgtcacctatggagacaacaacaaaggaagaatacttggaagaggatccataggagatgaaGGCATCTTGGTGATTCATGATGTGCTCTTTGTTGAGGGTCTAAAGCACAATCTTCTGagtattagccaactatgtgacaagggatatcaagtaatgttcaagacaaacacatgtgaaatctgtctacccaacaccaaagaggtaatgttggtaggtaagagagttaataatgtgtatcttctagatatctctacaccatgttcaattggatgtcttctatccaagcaagatgaatcttggctttggcatagaagaattgctcatattcacatgaatcatttgaacaagctaatatcaaaagatcttgtgattgggctgccaaaactcaagtttgagagggatcacatttgtgatgcttgccaaaaagggaaacaagtgaagagttcttttaaaaccaaaaatcttgtctcttcattgagacctcttgaactccttcacatggatctctttggaccctctagaactatgagtcttggtggaaattattatgctcttgttattgttgatgatttctctaggtacacttggactttgttcttggaatcaaagagtgatgcctttgctgcattcaaaaagctagcaagaaggcttcaaaacacaaagaacaacaacattggCTCCATAAGAAGtgaccatggaggagaattccaaaatgagaagtttgcAAAATTCTGTGAGAAGCTAGGGATCCTacacaatttctctgctccaggaacaccacagcagaatggagttgtagagaggaagaacagatctcttgaagatcttgcaaggacaatgcttagtgaatcatcacttcctaagtatttttgggcagatgtagtgagcacctcttgctatgtgatgaatagggtgcttataaggcccatcttgaagaaaactccatatgagtTGTTAAATGGAAGAAAGCCTAACATCAGTCATCTCAAAGTATTTGGTTGTCGctgttttgttctcaacaatggaaaggaaagcttgggaaagtttgatgaaaaagctgaccttggcattttcattggttattccctcacaagccatgcatatagagtctacaacaagagattgatgactgtagaagaatcaatacatgtagtctttgatgaggtagaccGCAGAATCAGTGAGAACCCAAAGATCAGTGCTGAGGAAGacgaacagagcatcagtttagAGAAGCTAgatatcagtgcagaaaaacaaccggttgattcgcagaaacaaccgattgaaattctgcaacagagtgagctgcccaaagagtggaggattcctagagatctgtcagtggataacatcatagggcagataaaggaaggtgtctccacacgtagctccatctcaaacttctgcaggcacacagcttttgtttctcaaagtgaaccaaagtcaattgaagaagctctcaaggatgagaaatgGGTTGaggctatgcatgaagagctaaaccaatttgaaagaaatgaggtatggtttcttctccctaaaactaatgaaataaatattattggttcaaaatgggttttcaagaacaagctagatgaggatggagtgatcactagaaataaagcaaggctagttgccaaaggctacaatcaagaagagggcatagactatggtgaaaactttgctcctgtggctagattggaggctgtgaggctgctgctggcttttgcttgtatgaatggtttcaaactcttccaaatggatgtaaagagtgccttcttgaatggctacatcaatgaggaagtctatgtagatcaaccaccgggttttgaagatcacaagtttcctaatcatgtattcaagttgaagaaagctttgtatggtatgaaacaagctccaaggcagtggtatgagaggcttagcaactttctgctatctcatggttatgaaagaggaatggtagacaagactctcttcatcaaaaagtctaATGCAGAAAttattcttgtgcaaatctatgttgatgacatcatctttggtgctacacaagataggctatgtgaagaatttgtggctgcaatgaaaggtgagtttgaaatgtctatgatgggagaactatctttctttcttggatttcaggttaaacaaacaaaggatgggatcttcaTAAGTCAATCAAATTATTGCAAGGAAATTCTAAAAAAGTTTGACATGGAGAATTGCAAAgaggcaagcactccaatgccatcaagctgctatatggatgcagatgctgctggaaagggtatagatcaaacaaaatatagaggtttgattggatcattgctttatctcacagcaagtagaccggacatcatgtttgcaatgtgtctatgtgcaagatatcaagcaaatcctaaggagtcacacttcaaagctgtaAAAAGGATTATGAagtatctcaaaggaacatcttctgtaggactatggtatccttctcattctccaatagatttaattggttattcagattctgattttgcaggttgcaaactagatagaaaaagcacaagtggcacttgtcatcttcttggctcaagcctaatttcatggcatagcaagaagcaagcatgtgtttctctctctactgctgaggcagaATATATAGCTGCAGGTAGCTGCTGTGCGCAGATCCTAtggctcaagcaacaacttgcaTATTTTGGCTTACAAATCAGCAAAGTTcccttgatgtgtgataacacaagtgcaatcaatcttaccaaaaatcagattcagcactcaaggaccaaacatattgaaataagacatcatttcatcagagatcatgtgcaaaatgggaactgtgaagtgaagtttgtggagaccaaactgcagctagctgacatcttcacaaagcctttgccaaaagagaggtttttcttcttaagatatgagttaggtattcttgatcttaataatctctcttaaatctgtttttaatACATGtaaaagtctatttgtgaagacaaatagggggagaattattggttcttgtatatctatgtcttatatgcataaaatgtttaaatctcTGAATTTAAAATTGCTTTATGTTgttgctgatagaaacaaccgattgtttcgtgtaaacaaccgattgtttattatgCTTAATGAATGAAATCCAACTTGCTGTTGTAAGAAGCTTTGGATAGTATGAATGCTTTctctgcaggaactgct comes from the Phaseolus vulgaris cultivar G19833 chromosome 8, P. vulgaris v2.0, whole genome shotgun sequence genome and includes:
- the LOC137823888 gene encoding tropinone reductase 1-like; this translates as MSTNFESSYHMCQLAHPFLKQSGYGSIVLISSIAGVKAVPVVSVYAASKGALNQFTKNLALEWAKDNIRANVVAPGPVMTVLLKSVMDSSDEGYKIVTEAVSQTLVGRMGEPKEISALVAFLCLPAASYITGQVIVADGGYTV